The following proteins are encoded in a genomic region of Deinococcota bacterium:
- a CDS encoding fumarate hydratase C-terminal domain-containing protein, whose product RLVALIEGGERLPLSLRGEVIYYVGPAPAKPGHAIGSAGPTTSGRMDPYTPAILAQGVKGLIGKGYRSQEVRAALMEHRAVYLAAVGGAAAILAQRIKASRVVAYGDLGPEAIREFIVEDFPAVVVNDIHGGDLYERGRLAHLQADEEAG is encoded by the coding sequence CGGCTGGTGGCGCTCATCGAAGGAGGCGAGCGCCTACCGCTCTCCCTGCGGGGCGAGGTGATCTACTACGTCGGCCCCGCGCCCGCCAAGCCGGGTCACGCCATTGGCTCCGCCGGGCCGACGACGAGCGGGCGCATGGACCCCTACACCCCGGCCATCCTGGCGCAGGGCGTAAAAGGCCTGATCGGCAAGGGCTACCGTTCACAGGAAGTGAGGGCAGCGCTCATGGAGCACCGGGCCGTCTACTTGGCGGCGGTCGGCGGCGCGGCTGCCATCCTGGCACAGCGTATCAAGGCGAGTCGGGTCGTCGCCTACGGGGACCTCGGCCCCGAGGCGATTCGCGAGTTCATCGTCGAGGACTTTCCAGCGGTCGTCGTCAATGACATTCACGGCGGCGACCTCTACGAGCGCGGGCGCTTAGCCCATCTCCAGGCCGATGAGGAGGCAGGATGA
- a CDS encoding acyl-CoA/acyl-ACP dehydrogenase: protein MGDEDMGVSAQADELHDDLRQGVRKLCARYPDAYWRELDQREGYPDAFIRAMTEAGYLAALIPEEYGGSGLGVTEASIILEEVHRSGGNAAAGHAQMYIMGTLLRHGSKAQKQAYLPKIASGELRLQAFGVTEPNAGSDTLSLSTTAVRRGDHYIVDGQKIWTSRALHSDLMLLLARTTPREEAARRSEGLSVFLVDLREAVGKGVTIKPIKTMFNHHTTEVFFDNLAVPAENLIGAEGKGFRYILDGMNAERILIAAECIGDGYWFTDRATSYAKERELFGRPIGQNQGVQFPIAEAYIRVRAADLMRYKAAELFDGGSPAGAEANMAKHLAAEASWQAANVAVQTYGGFGFASEYDVERKFRETRLYQVAPISTNLILAYIGQHVLGLPRSY, encoded by the coding sequence ATGGGAGATGAGGACATGGGCGTGAGCGCGCAAGCCGACGAACTTCACGACGACTTGCGGCAGGGCGTGCGCAAGCTCTGCGCGCGCTACCCGGACGCCTACTGGCGCGAGCTCGACCAAAGGGAAGGCTATCCCGACGCCTTTATCCGGGCGATGACCGAGGCGGGTTACCTGGCCGCGCTCATCCCCGAGGAGTACGGCGGCTCCGGCCTGGGCGTCACCGAGGCCTCGATCATCCTGGAAGAGGTCCACCGCTCGGGCGGCAACGCGGCGGCCGGCCACGCCCAGATGTACATCATGGGCACGCTCTTAAGGCACGGCTCCAAAGCGCAAAAGCAGGCGTATCTGCCCAAGATCGCCTCGGGCGAACTGCGGCTGCAGGCCTTTGGCGTCACCGAGCCCAACGCCGGCTCCGACACCCTGAGCCTCAGCACCACCGCCGTCCGCCGGGGTGACCACTATATCGTCGACGGCCAGAAGATCTGGACGTCCCGGGCGCTCCACTCCGACCTGATGCTGCTCCTGGCGCGGACCACGCCGCGCGAAGAGGCCGCGAGGCGCAGCGAGGGGCTGTCGGTCTTCCTGGTCGATTTGCGCGAAGCGGTCGGCAAGGGCGTCACCATCAAGCCCATCAAGACGATGTTCAACCACCACACCACCGAGGTCTTTTTCGACAACCTTGCGGTGCCCGCCGAGAACCTGATCGGCGCGGAGGGCAAGGGCTTTCGCTACATCTTAGACGGCATGAACGCCGAGCGTATTCTCATCGCCGCCGAGTGCATCGGCGACGGCTACTGGTTTACCGACCGCGCCACGAGCTACGCCAAGGAGCGCGAGCTTTTCGGCAGGCCCATCGGCCAGAACCAGGGCGTGCAGTTTCCCATCGCCGAGGCCTATATCCGCGTGCGCGCCGCCGACCTGATGCGCTACAAGGCCGCCGAACTCTTCGACGGCGGCAGCCCGGCTGGCGCGGAGGCCAACATGGCCAAGCACTTAGCCGCCGAGGCGTCCTGGCAAGCGGCCAACGTGGCGGTGCAGACCTACGGCGGCTTCGGCTTCGCCAGCGAGTACGACGTCGAGCGCAAGTTCCGCGAGACGCGCCTCTACCAGGTGGCGCCGATTTCCACCAACCTGATCCTCGCCTACATCGGGCAGCACGTCCTGGGGCTGCCCCGGTCTTACTGA